One Ranitomeya imitator isolate aRanImi1 chromosome 1, aRanImi1.pri, whole genome shotgun sequence DNA window includes the following coding sequences:
- the ZAR1 gene encoding zygote arrest protein 1: MASFTDEAMDNYMYSTYNPYSFRYLNPKNKGMSWRQKNYLSNYGDTGEYFDNYQRAQLKAILSQVNPNLTPRLRKANTRDVGIQVNPRQDVSVQCSLGPRTLIRRRPGTLKKPQQVLSDQESPASPTKTVRFPRTIAVYSPVAAAGRLPSFQEEDEEAQQKTGEATKDDVPSTASDKEGKKTATEGKEAKKADENETQSAPSPGQTRLRFQFLEQKYGYYHCKDCNIRWESAYVWCVQGTNKVYFKQFCRTCQKSFNPYRVEDIMCQSCKQTRCICPVKERHVDPKRPHRQDLCGRCKGKRLSCDSTFSFKYII, encoded by the exons ATGGCTAGCTTCACAGATGAGGCAATGGATAACTACATGTATTCCACATACAATCCTTACTCCTTCAGGTATCTTAATCCTAAAAATAAAGGGATGAGCTGGAGGCAGAAGAACTACCTGTCCAACTATGGTGACACTGGAGAATATTTTGATAACTACCAAAGAGCTCAGTTAAAGGCTATCCTGTCTCAGGTGAATCCCAACCTTACCCCAAGACTAAGGAAAGCCAATACCAGAGATGTGGGCATCCAGGTGAACCCCAGACAGGATGTGTCTGTCCAGTGCTCCCTGGGCCCCAGAACACTAATCAGGAGGAGGCCAGGAACCCTCAAAAAACCTCAGCAAGTTCTGTCTGACCAGGAAAGTCCTGCATCTCCCACTAAGACTGTACGCTTCCCCAGAACAATAGCGGTGTACTCTCCTGTTGCCGCTGCTGGAAGACTGCCATCTTTCCAAGAGGAGGATGAAGAAGCCCAGCAGAAAACTGGAGAGGCTACGAAAGATGATGTACCTTCAACTGCAAGTGATAAAGAGGGCAAAAAAACGGCTACTGAAGGCAAGGAAGCCAAAAAAGCGGATGAGAATGAGACCCAATCCGCCCCTTCACCTGGGCAGACAAGACTAAGATTCCAG ttcctaGAACAAAAGTATGGCTATTACCACTGTAAAGACTGCAACATCCGCTGGGAAAGTGCCTATGTTTGGTGTGTGCAGGGGACCAACAAG GTGTATTTCAAACAGTTCTGCAGAACTTGTCAGAAGTCCTTTAACCCTTATCGAGTGGAGGACATCATGTGCCAG AGCTGCAAACAGACAAGGTGCATCTGTCCTGTGAAAGAGCGTCATGTAGACCCTAAAAGACCCCACCGGCAAGACCTGTGTGGAAGATGCAAGGGCAAGAGGCTCTCCTGTGACAGTACCTTCAGCTTCAAGTACATCATTTAG